The Theropithecus gelada isolate Dixy chromosome 11, Tgel_1.0, whole genome shotgun sequence genome includes a region encoding these proteins:
- the CAPZA3 gene encoding F-actin-capping protein subunit alpha-3 codes for MTLSVLSRKDKERVIRRLLLQAPPGEFVNAFDDLCLLIRDEKLMHHQGECAGHQHCQKYSVPLCIDGNPVLLSHHNVMGDYRFFDHQSKLSFRYDLLQNQLKDIQSHGIIRNETEYLRVVVLCALKLYVNDHYPKGNCNVLRKTVKSKEYLIACIEDHNYETGECWNGLWKSKWIFQVNPFLTQVTGRIFVQAHFFRCVNLHIEISKDLKESLEIVNQAQLALSFARLVEEQENKFQAAVLEELQELSNEALRKILRRDLPVTRTLIDWQRILSDLNLVMYPKLGYVIYSRSVLCNWII; via the coding sequence ATGACACTTAGCGTGCTGAGCAGGAAGGACAAGGAAAGAGTAATTCGCAGACTGTTATTACAGGCACCTCCAGGGGAATTTGTAAATGCCTTTGATGATCTCTGTCTGCTTATCCGTGATGAAAAACTTATGCACCATCAAGGTGAGTGTGCAGGCCACCAACACTGCCAAAAATATTCTGTACCACTCTGCATCGATGGAAATCCAGTACTCTTGTCTCACCACAATGTAATGGGCGACTACCGATTTTTTGACCATCAAAGCAAACTTTCTTTCAGATATGACCTGCTTCAAAATCAGCTGAAAGACATCCAAAGTCACGGTATCATTCGGAATGAGACAGAATATCTGAGAGTTGTTGTTCTGTGCGCCTTAAAACTGTATGTGAATGACCACTATCCAAAAGGAAATTGCAACGTGCTGAGGAAAACTGTCAAAAGTAAGGAGTACTTGATAGCTTGCATTGAAGATCACAACTATGAAACAGGAGAGTGCTGGAATGGACTTTGGAAATCTAAATGGATTTTCCAAGTTAACCCATTTCTAACCCAAGTAACAGGAAGAATATTTGTGCAAGCTCACTTCTTCAGGTGTGTCAACCTTCATATTGAAATATCCAAGGACCTGAAAGAAAGCTTGGAAATAGTTAACCAAGCTCAACTGGCTCTAAGTTTTGCAAGGCTTGTGGAAGAGCAAGAGAACAAATTTCAAGCTGCAGTCTTGGAAGAATTACAGGAGTTATCCAATGAAGCCCTGAGAAAAATTCTACGAAGGGATCTTCCAGTGACCCGCACTCTTATTGACTGGCAGAGGATACTCTCTGACTTGAATCTGGTGATGTATCCTAAATTAGGATATGTCATTTATTCAAGAAGTGTGTTGTGCAACTGGATAATATAA